A stretch of the Gemmatirosa kalamazoonensis genome encodes the following:
- a CDS encoding PadR family transcriptional regulator, whose amino-acid sequence MPSDTFLPLKNVDVLILTMLTAGERHGYGIRQDIIDHTDGALRLEAANLYRSIRRLTDLGFVDESGRRAAPDADDERRRYYRITAAGHRALAAEMLRLRALVRLAEARRLIPPEPA is encoded by the coding sequence ATGCCCAGCGACACGTTCCTCCCCCTGAAGAACGTCGACGTCCTGATCCTCACGATGCTCACCGCGGGCGAGCGCCACGGCTACGGCATCCGGCAGGACATCATCGACCACACCGACGGCGCGCTGCGGCTCGAGGCGGCGAACCTGTACCGCTCGATCCGCCGGCTCACGGACCTCGGCTTCGTCGACGAGTCCGGGCGCCGCGCCGCACCCGACGCGGACGACGAGCGGCGCCGGTACTACCGCATCACCGCCGCCGGCCACCGTGCGCTCGCCGCCGAGATGCTGCGCCTGCGCGCGCTCGTGCGCCTCGCCGAGGCGCGGCGCCTCATCCCGCCGGAGCCGGCATGA
- a CDS encoding ABC transporter permease, with amino-acid sequence MPTPLRPRDVKADPRRDVDAELRYHLDMRAAEFEAHGMSPDEARRAAAASFGDVDAVEEECVDIREERERVRRVATVRWNLAMDTRYALRTLRRSPLFTIAAVLTLALGIGGAAAVFTLVNGVLLRPLPYADPSRLVMVWSAGDFGGWTSTGMPLSAPDFLDIREQTRALSSIAAFRSSPYTLAGDAAGQGATMVAGVRADPALFRTLGVHPLLGRDLTADDALPGAARVAVIGYDLWQRRFGGDPRIVGRTVTLSGESFSVVGVMPSGFAFPRGAELLAGLQFRPRTELWTPLIFSDQDRAARGTENLAAVARIKPGFSTVDARVDLARIRQALAEEFPKLYGKIGFAAISLAEQAARPVRRGLLMLLGAVGFVLLIACANVANLLVARAARREREFATRAALGATRGRVFLQLVVENATLALTGGVLGLAAATLGTRALLGRLPHDLPRADDVVIDLRVVGVTLAAALLAGVVFAAATTAHAGASVAAAATGVRTTSGRGQRAGRRLLVAAEVALSLVLLVGAGLLTRSFVKLQSIQPGFDARGVMTAGLLAPVVGGFNPQRDGDKWAALFTQYAERLAAQPGIAASGGVSGLPLTGAEEGTNVRVDDRSLEDQPAHTNYSIVVGDYFGAMRIPLLAGRALNAQDGLGSPGAAVVSETFVRKYLPGLSPSQALGHRLGIGFPFGLQGPRAIVGVVGDVKTSSLDADAPAMMYLPIGQVPYPGMSLVARARSGAPTAALPRMRQSLAAVAPTLALSDERPLADVVAASISRQRFALAVTGAFAIVALVLSAVGLYAVIATSVSQRTRELGVRLALGAAPRDVRALVLREGLRVTGFGVVVGLAGAFAAARLLRGQLYDVGIADPLVYVGVAVLTAAVALAATWVPARRATEVDPVLAIRAD; translated from the coding sequence ATGCCCACCCCACTTCGCCCCCGCGACGTGAAGGCCGACCCCCGCCGCGACGTCGACGCCGAGCTGCGCTACCACCTCGACATGCGGGCCGCCGAGTTCGAGGCGCACGGCATGTCGCCCGACGAGGCGCGTCGCGCCGCCGCCGCGTCGTTCGGCGACGTCGACGCCGTGGAAGAGGAGTGCGTCGACATCCGCGAGGAGCGCGAGCGCGTGCGGCGCGTCGCGACGGTGCGGTGGAACCTCGCGATGGACACGCGCTACGCGCTGCGCACGCTGCGCCGCTCGCCGCTGTTCACGATCGCCGCCGTGCTGACACTGGCGCTGGGCATCGGCGGTGCGGCGGCGGTGTTCACGCTCGTGAACGGCGTGCTGCTCCGCCCCCTGCCGTACGCCGACCCGTCGCGCCTCGTGATGGTCTGGTCCGCCGGTGACTTCGGCGGGTGGACCTCGACGGGGATGCCGCTGTCGGCGCCGGACTTCCTCGACATCCGCGAGCAGACGCGCGCGCTCTCGTCGATCGCCGCGTTCCGCTCGTCGCCGTACACGCTCGCGGGAGACGCCGCCGGGCAGGGGGCGACGATGGTCGCCGGCGTGCGCGCCGACCCCGCGCTGTTCCGGACGCTGGGCGTGCACCCGCTGCTCGGCCGCGACCTCACCGCCGACGACGCGCTCCCCGGCGCCGCGCGCGTCGCCGTCATCGGCTACGACCTCTGGCAGCGGCGCTTCGGCGGCGACCCGCGCATCGTCGGGCGTACGGTGACGCTGAGTGGCGAGTCGTTCAGCGTGGTCGGCGTGATGCCGAGCGGATTCGCGTTCCCGCGCGGCGCCGAGCTGCTCGCGGGGCTGCAGTTCCGGCCGCGCACCGAGCTGTGGACGCCGCTCATCTTCTCCGACCAGGATCGCGCCGCGCGCGGCACGGAGAACCTCGCCGCCGTCGCGCGGATCAAGCCGGGCTTCTCGACCGTGGACGCGCGCGTCGACCTCGCGCGCATCCGGCAGGCGCTCGCCGAGGAGTTCCCGAAGCTCTACGGCAAGATCGGCTTCGCCGCGATCTCGCTCGCCGAGCAGGCCGCGCGGCCGGTGCGCCGCGGACTGCTCATGCTGCTCGGTGCCGTCGGCTTCGTGCTGCTCATCGCGTGCGCGAACGTCGCGAACCTGCTCGTCGCCCGCGCGGCGCGGCGGGAGCGCGAGTTCGCGACGCGCGCCGCGCTCGGCGCCACGCGCGGCCGCGTCTTCCTCCAGCTCGTCGTCGAGAACGCGACGCTCGCGCTGACGGGCGGCGTGCTGGGGCTGGCCGCCGCGACGTTAGGCACGCGCGCGCTGCTCGGCCGTCTGCCGCACGACCTGCCGCGCGCCGACGACGTCGTGATCGACCTGCGCGTGGTCGGCGTGACGCTCGCCGCGGCGCTGCTCGCCGGCGTGGTGTTCGCCGCGGCCACGACCGCGCACGCCGGCGCCAGCGTCGCCGCGGCCGCCACGGGCGTGCGGACGACGAGCGGACGCGGGCAGCGCGCGGGACGCCGCCTGCTCGTCGCCGCCGAGGTCGCGCTGTCGCTCGTGCTGCTCGTGGGCGCGGGACTGCTCACGCGCAGCTTCGTCAAGCTCCAGTCGATCCAGCCGGGCTTCGACGCGCGCGGCGTGATGACCGCCGGGCTGCTCGCCCCGGTCGTCGGCGGATTCAACCCGCAGCGCGACGGCGACAAGTGGGCCGCGCTGTTCACCCAGTACGCCGAGCGTCTCGCCGCGCAGCCGGGCATCGCGGCGTCGGGCGGCGTGAGCGGGCTGCCGCTCACCGGCGCTGAGGAGGGGACAAACGTCCGCGTGGACGACCGCTCGCTCGAGGATCAGCCGGCGCACACGAACTACAGCATCGTCGTCGGCGACTACTTCGGCGCGATGCGCATCCCGCTGCTCGCCGGCCGCGCGCTGAACGCGCAGGACGGACTCGGGAGCCCGGGCGCGGCCGTCGTGAGCGAGACGTTCGTGCGCAAGTACCTGCCGGGGCTGTCGCCGTCCCAGGCGTTAGGCCATCGCCTCGGCATCGGCTTTCCTTTCGGCCTGCAGGGCCCCCGCGCGATCGTCGGCGTGGTCGGCGACGTGAAGACGTCGTCGCTCGACGCCGACGCGCCGGCGATGATGTACCTGCCGATCGGCCAGGTTCCGTACCCGGGCATGAGCCTCGTCGCGCGCGCGCGCAGCGGTGCGCCGACGGCGGCGCTGCCGCGCATGCGCCAGTCGCTCGCCGCAGTGGCGCCCACGCTCGCGTTGAGCGACGAGCGCCCGCTCGCCGACGTCGTCGCGGCGTCGATCTCCCGGCAGCGGTTCGCGCTCGCCGTCACCGGAGCGTTCGCAATCGTGGCGCTCGTGCTGTCGGCGGTCGGGCTATACGCGGTGATCGCCACCAGCGTCTCGCAGCGCACGCGCGAGCTCGGCGTGCGGCTCGCGTTGGGCGCGGCACCGCGCGACGTGCGCGCGCTCGTGCTGCGCGAGGGGCTGCGCGTGACCGGCTTCGGGGTCGTCGTGGGTCTCGCCGGCGCGTTCGCGGCTGCGCGTCTGCTGCGCGGCCAGCTCTACGACGTCGGCATCGCGGATCCGCTGGTGTACGTCGGCGTCGCCGTGCTCACGGCCGCCGTCGCGCTCGCGGCGACGTGGGTGCCGGCCCGTCGCGCGACGGAGGTCGACCCGGTGCTCGCGATCCGCGCCGACTGA
- a CDS encoding PadR family transcriptional regulator: MASDLFVGTLDILVLKAVSWGPRHGYAIGRWIRDTTADALTVQEGALYPALHRLEKRGLLAEEWRVTDTGREAKFYSLTPTGRGQLRAEVERWNRFSQAVTTALSSTAA; encoded by the coding sequence ATGGCCAGCGACCTGTTCGTCGGCACGCTCGACATCCTCGTGCTCAAGGCGGTGAGCTGGGGACCGCGCCACGGCTACGCCATCGGCCGCTGGATCCGCGACACCACCGCCGACGCGCTCACCGTGCAGGAGGGGGCGCTGTACCCCGCGCTGCACCGGCTCGAGAAGCGCGGCCTCCTCGCCGAGGAGTGGCGCGTCACCGACACCGGGCGCGAGGCGAAGTTCTACTCGCTCACCCCGACGGGCCGCGGGCAGCTCCGCGCCGAGGTGGAACGGTGGAACCGCTTCTCGCAGGCCGTCACGACCGCGCTGTCCTCGACCGCCGCCTAA